One window of the Glycocaulis alkaliphilus genome contains the following:
- a CDS encoding translocation/assembly module TamB domain-containing protein, giving the protein MSAVSSSRIRLIALILAWTFGILTLLTVVTAGIAVVTLTGQTGRDLVVRLADGRQVAGYGRLSISGLEGNLFDRLTARRITLSDEEGVWLELEEAVFEWTPASLLANTLDIAELSVQRANILRLPAREEQAPGGGGLPDLAVNLARFEINALSLAEGVAGDAAVISVLGRARGQGAQWNAQLDADRIDAPGDRVSLSLVTDGDISLRADIDAAPDGPLAALLQAPGQGATARLSADGTPQAGGGDLVFFIGDARAGASTLDWSDGMLSAQGQLDARAWESFEQLDSLIGGALEFALQLPLGEAGVTAPQLDAVSGEVRAPRLSLTAARRADGIAVQVQEAAGLVNALLPETMQFASLAADGILIPASEGSPLVFEGRIGAEGITLPIGNIAHAGGPVRVEGPLDTIRVDASLQTRSTALEPDILQTLAGAEPALEARLVWNSEQRQLEIVSARLEGASALVLTASGSVDTARERIALSLRYDGLAIERLTEQLSGRASGTAELALGFDGTGRFSASGRAQNLGRELGTRIGGEARFSARGERRADGAIALEALDIEAPNLVAEAQGSSDEQGWDITGQAAWSCGAPLAAMVLEGTASLAFEARDRNDTLRIRADMTAPRAGAGPVVVENARLRLEGEGPPDAFDGAWRLTGATGTGPVDIGGRASREGERADLSGIEGRFGGFNYTGGLQAEGSRVGGALRAMPVNGFGSAAIAFRLADGHISARIRAEDMVGENLTYLDRLEFDAEGPVDNIGFTLEAEGAYGARALVSVNGQLTSGEDETALGFSLIGRYGGVRIATREAADFRFGPDGTRARLSLGLNRGTLDARVDTGDDSIEVTLDAANIPAALASYPSGREPVGGAVSGNLALSQAGGTWTGTMRLEAEDIAPPESQRPDGADITLNGTLTMMLDEAGAQLEARARGSDLQATASIQLLSGPVTGPESLTAPETGLAGAARVSGEIGTLAAFRLAEGQSLSGTARLEAVLGGSVGAPDLDGTLVLENGRFDDPAIGISVQNLRLDARFAEDGLEIDSLRAQSAEGGELTGNGSFSLAGARLQGEAALQFTDFLIIERPDLTVVGGGNVDIGVGDNRIEISGETRIARAEVRPPEASRPSIPLVEVVHINAAGARDDLAELRRGPDIVLDYRIRAPGRIFVRGGQFDSEWSMDVTARGPTNAISLRGRATLLRGRADLLGRPFEMRSGSVVFAGDPMDAAINLVAARQAREITAEIRVGGVVSAPEITLASTPSLPQDEIAARLLFDQGAGQLSGVQAAQLAGAVASMSSGGGFDPFGALRSGLGLDQLSVSSSRTGETVVAGGRYLTEDVYLEVETGGGSASATTRIEWALTQNLTLLSRIAPDGDTGVALTWRREYD; this is encoded by the coding sequence ATGTCAGCGGTCTCGTCCTCACGCATACGGCTGATTGCCCTGATCCTGGCCTGGACGTTCGGGATACTGACGCTGCTGACCGTCGTCACGGCGGGCATCGCGGTCGTCACCCTGACCGGCCAGACGGGCCGTGACCTGGTGGTCCGGCTGGCCGATGGCCGTCAGGTGGCAGGTTATGGACGGCTCTCCATTTCCGGGCTTGAGGGCAATCTGTTTGACCGTCTCACTGCCAGACGCATCACCCTGTCTGATGAAGAGGGCGTCTGGCTGGAGCTGGAAGAGGCCGTGTTTGAATGGACGCCTGCCTCCCTGCTGGCCAACACGCTCGATATTGCCGAGCTGTCTGTGCAGCGCGCCAACATATTGCGCCTGCCAGCGAGGGAGGAGCAGGCGCCCGGCGGAGGCGGGCTGCCCGACCTCGCAGTAAATCTTGCACGCTTCGAGATTAACGCGCTCTCCCTCGCTGAAGGAGTGGCCGGGGACGCGGCTGTCATTTCGGTGCTGGGGCGCGCGCGCGGACAGGGCGCCCAGTGGAATGCGCAGCTGGACGCCGACCGGATTGATGCGCCCGGCGACCGGGTGTCGCTGTCGCTCGTCACGGACGGCGATATAAGCTTGCGCGCGGATATTGATGCCGCGCCGGACGGGCCTCTGGCGGCTCTGCTGCAGGCGCCCGGACAGGGTGCTACCGCGCGGCTGAGCGCAGACGGCACACCGCAGGCGGGCGGCGGCGATCTGGTCTTTTTCATCGGTGATGCGCGCGCGGGCGCCAGCACGCTTGACTGGTCCGATGGCATGCTGTCCGCACAAGGCCAGCTTGATGCGCGCGCCTGGGAGAGTTTCGAGCAACTTGACTCTCTGATCGGGGGCGCCTTGGAGTTCGCCCTGCAGCTGCCACTCGGAGAGGCGGGTGTAACGGCGCCTCAGCTGGACGCAGTCTCCGGTGAGGTGCGCGCGCCGCGCCTGTCACTGACAGCGGCGCGCCGGGCAGACGGCATCGCCGTACAGGTCCAGGAGGCGGCGGGACTGGTCAACGCGCTGCTGCCCGAGACCATGCAGTTCGCATCCCTGGCGGCTGACGGCATCCTCATACCGGCCAGTGAGGGCAGTCCGCTTGTGTTTGAAGGCCGGATTGGCGCTGAAGGCATCACGCTTCCCATCGGCAATATCGCCCACGCAGGCGGCCCGGTGCGCGTGGAGGGTCCTCTGGACACGATACGGGTGGATGCATCCCTGCAGACCCGTTCGACCGCTCTGGAGCCGGACATTCTGCAGACGCTGGCCGGAGCCGAACCTGCGCTCGAGGCCCGGCTTGTCTGGAACAGTGAGCAGCGCCAGCTGGAAATCGTGTCAGCACGGCTGGAGGGCGCCTCCGCCCTGGTGCTGACGGCCAGCGGCAGTGTGGACACGGCGCGCGAACGCATTGCCCTGTCATTGCGCTATGACGGGCTGGCCATTGAACGCCTGACCGAACAATTATCCGGGCGCGCCTCTGGCACCGCCGAGCTGGCGCTGGGCTTTGACGGGACGGGCCGGTTCTCGGCGAGCGGGAGGGCGCAGAACCTGGGACGCGAGCTGGGCACGCGTATCGGCGGGGAGGCGCGCTTCAGTGCCCGCGGGGAGCGGCGCGCGGACGGTGCCATAGCGCTGGAAGCACTGGACATTGAAGCTCCCAATCTGGTGGCTGAAGCGCAAGGCAGCTCCGACGAACAGGGCTGGGACATAACCGGGCAGGCCGCATGGTCTTGCGGCGCGCCGCTGGCAGCCATGGTGCTGGAAGGCACGGCGAGCCTCGCCTTTGAAGCGCGTGACCGCAATGACACGCTGCGTATCCGCGCCGACATGACCGCGCCGCGCGCCGGGGCCGGCCCGGTCGTGGTGGAGAATGCGCGGCTGCGCCTTGAAGGCGAAGGCCCGCCCGATGCCTTTGACGGCGCATGGCGGCTGACCGGCGCCACGGGCACGGGCCCCGTCGATATTGGAGGCCGGGCATCACGCGAGGGCGAGCGCGCCGATCTGAGCGGTATCGAAGGCCGGTTTGGCGGGTTCAACTACACCGGTGGGCTGCAGGCCGAAGGCAGCCGTGTGGGGGGCGCGCTGCGCGCGATGCCTGTCAACGGTTTCGGGTCGGCAGCGATCGCCTTCCGGCTTGCCGACGGCCATATTTCCGCGCGGATCCGGGCCGAGGACATGGTGGGCGAAAACCTGACCTATCTCGACAGGCTGGAGTTTGATGCCGAAGGCCCGGTAGACAATATCGGCTTCACGCTGGAGGCCGAGGGCGCGTACGGCGCACGCGCGCTTGTATCCGTCAATGGGCAGCTGACATCGGGTGAGGATGAGACCGCGCTCGGATTTTCCCTCATCGGCCGCTATGGCGGTGTACGTATCGCCACGCGCGAGGCCGCCGATTTCCGCTTCGGGCCAGATGGCACGCGGGCACGCCTTTCACTGGGGCTGAACCGGGGCACGCTCGACGCGCGCGTTGACACCGGCGATGACAGTATTGAGGTGACGCTCGATGCCGCCAACATTCCTGCCGCGCTGGCCAGCTATCCATCCGGGCGCGAGCCTGTGGGCGGCGCCGTTTCGGGCAATCTCGCTTTGTCTCAGGCTGGCGGCACATGGACCGGCACCATGCGGCTTGAGGCGGAAGACATCGCGCCGCCAGAAAGCCAGCGGCCCGACGGCGCCGACATCACCCTGAACGGCACCCTGACCATGATGCTCGACGAGGCCGGGGCTCAGCTGGAGGCGCGGGCGCGCGGATCGGACCTGCAGGCAACGGCGAGTATACAGCTGCTCTCAGGGCCCGTTACCGGCCCTGAGAGCCTGACCGCGCCGGAGACGGGTCTGGCTGGCGCCGCAAGGGTATCAGGCGAGATAGGCACGCTGGCCGCGTTCCGGCTCGCCGAAGGCCAGAGCCTCTCCGGAACAGCCCGTCTGGAAGCGGTGCTCGGCGGCAGTGTCGGCGCACCGGATCTTGATGGCACCCTCGTGCTTGAAAACGGCCGTTTTGATGATCCGGCAATCGGCATTTCTGTCCAGAACCTGCGCCTCGACGCACGCTTCGCCGAGGACGGGCTGGAGATAGATAGCTTGCGGGCGCAAAGCGCCGAAGGCGGGGAGCTGACCGGCAATGGCAGTTTCAGCCTGGCCGGTGCCCGCCTTCAGGGCGAGGCGGCGCTGCAGTTCACCGACTTCCTGATTATCGAGCGCCCCGATCTCACCGTCGTGGGCGGGGGCAATGTGGACATTGGTGTGGGCGATAACCGCATCGAAATCAGCGGCGAAACCCGGATTGCACGCGCCGAGGTGCGCCCGCCTGAAGCCAGCCGCCCCTCCATCCCCCTGGTGGAGGTAGTACACATCAATGCCGCCGGGGCCCGCGATGACCTGGCAGAGCTTCGCCGGGGGCCGGACATCGTTCTGGATTATCGCATCCGGGCGCCGGGGCGCATCTTCGTACGTGGCGGGCAATTTGACTCTGAATGGTCGATGGATGTGACGGCGCGGGGCCCCACCAACGCGATAAGCCTGAGGGGCCGCGCAACCCTGCTGCGCGGACGTGCGGACCTGCTGGGCCGGCCCTTCGAGATGCGCTCGGGCTCGGTCGTCTTCGCTGGCGACCCGATGGACGCCGCCATCAATCTGGTGGCGGCCCGGCAGGCCCGCGAGATTACAGCGGAGATCCGCGTGGGCGGCGTGGTGAGCGCGCCGGAAATCACCCTGGCCTCGACCCCCAGCCTGCCACAGGACGAGATTGCAGCGCGGCTTCTGTTCGATCAGGGCGCCGGGCAGCTCAGCGGGGTGCAGGCCGCCCAGCTGGCTGGCGCGGTCGCCAGCATGTCGTCGGGGGGCGGGTTCGATCCGTTCGGAGCGTTGCGCAGCGGGCTGGGCCTGGACCAGCTCTCGGTCAGCTCCAGCCGAACGGGCGAAACGGTCGTTGCAGGCGGGCGCTATCTTACCGAGGATGTATATCTGGAAGTGGAGACGGGCGGCGGATCGGCGAGCGCCACCACTCGCATCGAATGGGCGCTGACCCAGAATCTGACCCTCTTGTCACGCATTGCGCCGGACGGTGATACCGGCGTCGCCCTGACCTGGCGGCGCGAATACGACTGA
- a CDS encoding autotransporter assembly complex protein TamA: MRRRILLAASALLLAGAPVSAVPLARVEGVEDPALDAAIARIVGEAPSHSDNRWRNRERARDAGEQIRRYLDSQGYFAALIDPRLDDDQRPLVRVRPGERFTIATLDIRFDTPEGGDQPGDEIRSAANLRTGQPMRSQGIIDAEAAVVEALRNNGWPLARAGEHAFTADHLDASVTVEMHFNTGPFLRFGEPQLAGGLADLREDYVASLAPFSPGDPVSTRQLNIYTQRLQALGSVALAEARLAPEEEGSGNIRAVDVRMEPTPRHRIQLSARYATTEGAGAGAEWARRNLFRRDETLTLIGRASELNTGGEASLLFPHWRRFAQTLEVGAGLALENTDAFEQDSISARATLSRPVTDQLFASAGLSGQIARITDAAGERTLNSITFPLSLAYDDRDDVLDPQSGIGADMEIRPGLTFGDTQSQYVRAVLGARTYFPVSERMLIAVRGRVGALFGVEAQSVPADLRFYAGGGGSVRGYGYQALSPRVIGINTGELEPFGGRSLVETSVEARWRYSERLGFVGFLDGGVASSGIEPDFDEMRFGIGAGVRYYPGFGPLRVDVAAPLNRRSGDAAIHLYISIGQAF, from the coding sequence ATGCGGCGGCGTATTCTTCTTGCAGCCAGCGCACTTTTACTGGCCGGCGCCCCGGTGTCGGCGGTGCCGCTGGCGCGCGTGGAAGGCGTGGAAGACCCGGCGCTCGATGCCGCCATAGCGCGCATTGTCGGCGAAGCCCCGTCCCATTCGGACAATCGCTGGCGCAATCGCGAGCGCGCCCGCGATGCAGGCGAGCAGATCCGGCGCTATCTGGACTCCCAAGGCTATTTTGCCGCCCTGATTGATCCGCGCCTTGATGACGACCAGCGTCCGCTGGTGCGCGTGCGCCCCGGTGAACGCTTCACCATCGCTACGCTCGACATCCGCTTTGACACCCCTGAAGGCGGCGATCAGCCCGGAGATGAAATCCGTTCAGCGGCAAACCTGCGCACCGGGCAGCCCATGCGTTCACAGGGTATTATTGATGCGGAAGCCGCTGTCGTGGAGGCGCTGCGCAATAATGGCTGGCCGCTGGCGCGCGCCGGAGAACATGCGTTCACGGCAGACCATCTTGATGCGTCGGTTACAGTGGAAATGCATTTCAATACCGGCCCGTTCCTGCGCTTTGGTGAGCCGCAACTGGCCGGTGGTCTGGCCGATCTGCGCGAGGATTATGTCGCCAGCCTTGCGCCTTTCAGCCCCGGTGACCCGGTCAGCACCCGCCAGCTCAACATCTACACCCAGCGCCTGCAAGCACTGGGCAGCGTGGCACTGGCCGAGGCCCGGCTGGCACCGGAAGAGGAAGGGTCAGGCAATATACGCGCCGTTGATGTGCGTATGGAGCCGACGCCTCGCCACCGCATCCAGCTTTCAGCGCGCTATGCCACGACGGAAGGCGCAGGGGCGGGGGCCGAATGGGCACGCCGCAACCTGTTCCGGCGGGACGAGACACTGACGCTGATCGGGCGCGCATCGGAGCTCAATACGGGCGGCGAGGCGAGCCTGCTCTTTCCGCACTGGCGCCGGTTCGCGCAGACGCTGGAAGTCGGCGCCGGACTGGCGCTGGAAAACACCGACGCCTTTGAGCAGGACTCGATCAGCGCGCGCGCTACCCTGTCACGCCCTGTCACCGATCAGCTTTTCGCATCGGCAGGCCTGTCCGGGCAGATCGCCCGGATCACGGACGCAGCGGGCGAACGCACGCTGAACTCGATCACCTTCCCGCTCAGCCTTGCCTATGATGACCGCGACGATGTGCTGGATCCGCAATCGGGTATCGGCGCCGATATGGAAATCCGGCCCGGTCTGACGTTTGGCGATACGCAAAGCCAGTATGTGCGCGCCGTTCTGGGGGCACGCACGTATTTCCCGGTCAGCGAGCGCATGCTGATTGCCGTGCGCGGACGGGTGGGGGCGCTGTTTGGCGTTGAGGCCCAATCCGTGCCGGCCGATTTGCGGTTCTATGCCGGCGGCGGCGGCTCTGTGCGCGGGTATGGCTATCAGGCCCTGTCACCGCGGGTCATCGGCATAAATACCGGAGAACTGGAGCCGTTTGGCGGGCGCTCGCTGGTGGAAACCAGCGTCGAAGCACGCTGGCGCTACTCGGAACGGCTCGGATTTGTCGGCTTTCTGGATGGCGGTGTGGCAAGCAGCGGTATTGAACCCGATTTTGACGAGATGCGCTTCGGCATCGGAGCGGGCGTGCGTTATTATCCCGGCTTTGGCCCGTTGCGGGTGGATGTGGCTGCACCACTGAACCGGCGCTCCGGCGATGCTGCCATTCACCTCTATATCAGTATCGGGCAGGCCTTCTGA
- a CDS encoding efflux RND transporter periplasmic adaptor subunit yields MDQDRQDVREERGWLGWVQLAIILGIIIFSLALTAWLAAGSSGGASNGNGAQVTAAPVEIVRPRAASHTVQVRTTGTVRARALVSLTPEVGGQVVEVSDSVRQGARFEAGETLALIDPRNYRLAVDRAGAAYADAQSALQRLEAEAGLAREEWEALYPGQPIAPLTALEPQLEAARARVTSARADLEQARLNLDRTRLRLPFDGRIAEARIELGQTLGAGQPYGEVYAIDALEIAVPLSPEELARISPAQGRPVTLTFEAGAAPGLTGTIVREGARLDDRSRLITVFILPDDPETLRPGLFANVTIEGATMAEALSLPASALAGLSEVRTVRDGRIVPVTITVLDRSGDRVIAAPFDAGEGVIVSPLPESVLGGPVTIIAEREN; encoded by the coding sequence ATGGACCAAGACAGGCAGGATGTTCGCGAAGAGCGCGGTTGGCTGGGCTGGGTGCAGCTGGCCATCATCCTCGGGATCATCATCTTCTCTCTTGCCTTGACGGCCTGGCTGGCGGCGGGCAGTTCCGGTGGCGCATCCAATGGCAATGGCGCTCAGGTAACGGCGGCGCCCGTCGAAATCGTGCGCCCGCGCGCGGCCTCGCACACCGTGCAGGTACGCACGACCGGGACGGTGCGTGCCAGGGCGCTGGTCAGCCTGACACCGGAAGTGGGCGGGCAGGTGGTGGAGGTCTCCGACTCGGTCCGTCAGGGCGCGCGGTTCGAGGCTGGTGAAACGCTGGCGCTCATCGATCCGCGCAATTACCGCCTTGCGGTTGACCGGGCCGGTGCTGCCTATGCCGATGCGCAAAGTGCCCTCCAGCGCCTTGAGGCCGAGGCCGGGCTTGCCAGAGAGGAATGGGAGGCACTCTATCCCGGCCAACCCATTGCGCCCCTGACAGCGCTCGAACCGCAGCTGGAGGCCGCCCGTGCGCGTGTCACCTCTGCGCGCGCGGATCTGGAGCAGGCGCGCCTCAATCTCGACCGGACACGCCTTCGCCTGCCGTTTGACGGGCGTATTGCTGAAGCGCGCATAGAGCTGGGCCAGACGCTCGGCGCCGGCCAGCCCTATGGTGAGGTCTACGCCATTGATGCGCTGGAGATCGCTGTCCCTCTGAGCCCGGAAGAGCTGGCGAGGATTTCGCCCGCGCAGGGGCGCCCGGTTACGCTGACCTTCGAGGCCGGTGCGGCGCCCGGCCTGACGGGTACGATCGTGCGCGAAGGCGCGCGGCTGGATGACAGGTCGCGCCTGATCACGGTTTTCATTCTCCCGGATGATCCTGAAACCCTGCGGCCGGGCCTGTTTGCCAATGTCACCATAGAAGGCGCTACCATGGCTGAGGCGCTCAGCCTTCCGGCCTCCGCGCTCGCCGGACTGTCTGAGGTGCGTACCGTGCGCGATGGCCGGATCGTGCCAGTGACGATCACCGTGCTTGACCGTTCCGGCGACAGGGTGATTGCCGCACCGTTCGACGCCGGTGAAGGTGTTATCGTCTCGCCCTTGCCGGAATCGGTACTTGGCGGGCCCGTCACCATTATCGCGGAGCGTGAGAATTGA
- a CDS encoding efflux RND transporter permease subunit → MSGARPSGSPDTPADHGLPGAGLIRWFADNPVAANLVMILLLLSGAISAATMRTEVFPAFTPRTIIVSVLYPGATPEDVEQSITRRVEEAVIGLDGVREVRATASENVGTVTIEISEFANPRIVRDDVQTAVDSLVSFPPADAEQPQIRIPQPTTTVLTLVLTGAVDEGTLRRAAEQVERDLMAVNGISTVQLRGVRPYEIAISVSEEALRAYGLTFGDVAQALRAASIDLSGGQIRTGAGEFLLRTNARAETGEAFEEIILRALPDGSRIRVRDVATVTDGFAEDPLISLFNGRPAALVDVQLRGNEDLLRVRARAIDYVESAVLPPGISLSVASDQSQVFRDRVSLLARNAILGFTLVFLLLVLLLDLRLAFWVALGVPIAFLGGFTLFGAAGVTLNFITTFGLIIVLGIVVDAAIVVGENTDRERMKGRSNKEAAIAGVTGVAAPVLVGVLTTVAAFGPLVFITGTFGEITRPIPILVISILVVSLIVAFFVLPTQLAGGSTWSRGPMRSIQTWVDGYVAGFADNVLRGWTRFAGRMRYLVAVAGFCILIACFTLLGTGTVRFVFFPNIEADSITASLALPTGAPFEATRAAATRMLDEAEAMQAEYAERGEPVFESVSAVIGGRTSLFGGPGSVSSTSLASHLAQIEIRLTPSSQRRLSSTQLEREWRTRIGQLAGVERLTFTASAGPQNPDIAYQLSHPDNDELERAVNQLVAGLRDVEALSGIDSGYELGKRQLDFALTPAGDAAGLRAADIARQARQAFFGEEIQRIQRGSEEVRVFVRYPQAERTSLDDLSQFRVRTADGTAIPLSVAASMTETRSLTSINSVDGRRVIEVTADVDRSILTPDDARAIVENRLLADLVSQFPQLRWELSGAGRDQAEDFASIGQGFLFAIIIMYALLATQLGSYVQPLVILIAIPFGVGGAIFGHFLMGYDVSFPSLFGMVALSGVVVNASIVLMDRYNMNVARGYTPAEAISEATSRRFRPILITTLTTAFGLLPIMLETSPQAQFLVPMTISLGIGLLFASALILLLLPAYVLIVEDLRGVKVRAVQPHAEPAE, encoded by the coding sequence TTGAGCGGCGCGCGCCCTTCCGGTTCGCCTGACACGCCAGCCGATCACGGCCTGCCCGGGGCGGGCCTGATCCGCTGGTTTGCCGACAATCCGGTAGCGGCCAATCTCGTGATGATCCTGCTCCTGCTCAGCGGGGCGATCAGCGCGGCCACCATGCGCACCGAGGTTTTCCCGGCTTTCACCCCGCGCACCATCATCGTGTCCGTGCTCTATCCGGGCGCGACGCCTGAAGATGTCGAGCAGTCCATTACGCGGCGCGTGGAAGAGGCCGTGATCGGCCTTGATGGTGTGCGTGAGGTGCGTGCCACCGCATCAGAGAATGTCGGCACCGTCACCATCGAGATCAGCGAGTTCGCCAATCCGCGCATTGTACGCGACGATGTGCAGACGGCTGTCGACTCGCTGGTGAGCTTCCCGCCCGCCGATGCCGAGCAGCCCCAGATACGCATCCCCCAGCCAACGACCACGGTCCTCACCCTGGTTCTAACCGGCGCGGTGGATGAAGGAACCCTCAGGCGCGCCGCGGAGCAGGTCGAGCGTGATCTGATGGCGGTCAACGGCATCTCCACCGTGCAACTGCGCGGGGTGCGTCCCTACGAAATCGCCATTTCCGTCTCCGAGGAGGCGCTGCGCGCTTATGGCCTCACCTTTGGCGATGTCGCCCAGGCCTTGCGCGCTGCATCCATCGACCTGTCGGGCGGTCAGATACGCACAGGTGCAGGCGAGTTCCTCTTGCGCACCAATGCGCGCGCCGAGACGGGCGAAGCGTTTGAAGAGATCATCCTGCGCGCCCTTCCCGATGGCTCTCGCATCCGGGTACGTGACGTGGCGACAGTCACGGACGGATTTGCCGAAGACCCGCTCATCAGCCTGTTCAATGGCCGGCCGGCCGCCCTTGTCGATGTGCAGCTGCGCGGCAATGAAGACCTTTTGCGCGTAAGGGCGCGTGCCATTGATTATGTCGAGAGCGCGGTCCTGCCGCCGGGCATATCCTTGAGCGTGGCCAGCGATCAGAGCCAGGTTTTCCGCGACCGCGTATCATTGCTGGCACGCAACGCGATTCTGGGTTTTACCCTCGTCTTCCTGCTGCTGGTGCTGCTTCTCGATCTGCGTCTTGCCTTCTGGGTGGCGCTGGGCGTGCCGATTGCGTTTCTCGGCGGTTTCACCCTGTTTGGCGCAGCCGGGGTGACGCTCAATTTCATCACCACGTTCGGGCTTATCATCGTGCTTGGCATCGTGGTCGATGCGGCCATCGTCGTGGGCGAAAACACCGACCGGGAACGCATGAAGGGCCGATCCAACAAGGAGGCCGCGATTGCAGGCGTCACCGGCGTGGCCGCGCCCGTACTCGTCGGCGTGCTGACAACGGTTGCCGCGTTCGGGCCGCTGGTTTTCATCACGGGCACGTTTGGCGAGATCACCCGGCCGATCCCGATTCTGGTGATTTCCATCCTGGTTGTCTCGCTGATCGTCGCCTTCTTCGTGCTGCCGACCCAGCTGGCGGGCGGGTCCACCTGGTCACGCGGGCCCATGCGCTCGATCCAGACCTGGGTGGATGGTTATGTCGCCGGCTTTGCCGATAACGTCCTGCGCGGCTGGACGCGTTTTGCGGGCCGGATGCGCTATCTCGTTGCCGTGGCGGGCTTCTGCATCCTGATCGCCTGTTTCACCTTGCTGGGCACGGGCACGGTGCGCTTTGTGTTCTTCCCGAACATTGAAGCTGATTCCATCACCGCCAGCCTTGCCCTGCCGACAGGTGCGCCCTTCGAGGCGACGCGCGCGGCCGCCACGCGCATGCTGGACGAGGCCGAAGCCATGCAGGCCGAATATGCAGAGCGCGGCGAGCCCGTATTTGAGTCTGTTTCGGCTGTCATTGGCGGGCGCACCAGCCTGTTTGGCGGACCCGGCTCGGTCAGTTCAACATCGCTGGCATCGCATCTGGCCCAGATCGAGATACGCCTGACCCCGTCCTCCCAGCGCCGCCTGTCGTCAACCCAGCTGGAGCGTGAATGGCGCACCCGCATCGGCCAGCTGGCAGGGGTCGAACGCCTGACCTTCACCGCCTCTGCCGGTCCGCAAAACCCCGACATCGCCTACCAGCTCTCCCATCCGGATAATGACGAGCTGGAGCGCGCCGTGAACCAGCTGGTGGCGGGCTTGCGCGATGTGGAGGCCTTGAGCGGTATTGATAGCGGCTATGAGCTCGGCAAGCGCCAGCTGGATTTTGCGCTGACCCCGGCAGGCGATGCGGCCGGTTTGCGGGCCGCCGACATTGCCCGTCAGGCCCGCCAGGCCTTCTTTGGCGAGGAAATCCAGCGCATCCAGCGCGGCAGCGAGGAAGTGCGCGTCTTCGTGCGCTACCCGCAAGCTGAACGCACCAGCCTCGACGACCTCTCGCAATTCCGGGTACGCACCGCCGATGGCACCGCTATACCCTTGAGCGTGGCCGCCAGCATGACCGAGACACGCTCGCTGACCTCGATCAATTCGGTGGATGGCCGCCGCGTGATCGAGGTGACGGCGGATGTGGACCGCTCCATCCTCACGCCAGACGATGCGCGTGCCATCGTCGAAAACCGTCTTCTGGCAGACCTTGTATCGCAGTTTCCCCAGCTGCGCTGGGAGCTCTCCGGTGCGGGCCGCGATCAGGCCGAGGATTTTGCTTCCATCGGGCAGGGTTTCCTCTTTGCCATCATCATCATGTACGCCCTTCTGGCGACACAGCTGGGCAGCTATGTCCAGCCGCTGGTCATCCTGATCGCCATTCCCTTTGGCGTGGGCGGGGCGATTTTCGGCCATTTCCTGATGGGTTATGATGTCTCCTTCCCGTCCCTGTTCGGGATGGTGGCGCTCTCCGGCGTGGTCGTGAACGCGTCAATCGTGCTCATGGACCGCTACAACATGAATGTCGCGCGCGGTTACACGCCTGCAGAAGCGATTTCGGAGGCCACCTCCCGGCGCTTCCGGCCCATCCTCATCACCACGCTGACCACCGCTTTCGGGCTTCTCCCCATCATGCTGGAGACCAGTCCGCAGGCGCAATTCCTGGTGCCGATGACCATTTCGCTCGGCATTGGCCTGCTCTTCGCTTCGGCGCTCATCCTGCTGCTCCTGCCCGCCTATGTGCTGATCGTGGAGGATCTGCGCGGGGTAAAAGTGCGCGCGGTCCAGCCCCACGCCGAACCGGCCGAATAG